In a single window of the Bacillus mycoides genome:
- the sspI gene encoding small acid-soluble spore protein SspI, with amino-acid sequence MSFNLRGAVLANVSGNSQDQLQETIVDAIQSGEEKMLPGLGVLFEVIWKNADENEKHEMLGTLEQGLKK; translated from the coding sequence ATGAGTTTTAATTTACGCGGCGCGGTATTAGCGAATGTATCTGGAAATTCACAAGACCAATTACAAGAAACGATTGTCGATGCAATTCAAAGCGGTGAAGAAAAAATGCTTCCAGGTCTTGGCGTTTTATTCGAAGTCATTTGGAAAAATGCTGATGAAAATGAAAAACACGAAATGTTAGGAACACTGGAGCAAGGATTAAAAAAATAA
- a CDS encoding TrmH family RNA methyltransferase → MIRQEEREIHIMKNIDSVQNPRVKQWKKLQTKKERDNKALFFVEGFHLVEEALKAGVVTELIVSDQTDLPKDWTVNDVEMYIVPEAIVKVLRETETTQGVFAVCEKHEKEVALTDGKFLLLDGLQDPGNLGTIIRTADAAGIHAVVLGEGCVDVYNSKVLRSTQGSIFHLPVVKGNLEEWVDKLKENNVPVYGTALENGVPFGEVTPAGSFALIVGNEGSGVRQEILAKSDQNLYIPIYGGAESLNVAVAAGILTYYLQSPVANR, encoded by the coding sequence ATGATAAGACAAGAAGAGAGGGAAATACATATTATGAAAAACATTGATTCAGTACAAAACCCGCGTGTGAAGCAGTGGAAAAAGCTGCAGACGAAAAAAGAGCGCGATAACAAAGCTTTATTTTTTGTAGAAGGATTCCATTTAGTAGAGGAAGCGTTAAAGGCAGGAGTTGTAACAGAACTTATCGTTTCAGATCAGACAGATCTTCCGAAAGATTGGACAGTTAATGATGTTGAAATGTATATTGTGCCTGAAGCAATTGTAAAAGTACTCCGCGAAACAGAAACAACGCAAGGTGTATTTGCTGTTTGTGAGAAACATGAGAAAGAAGTAGCTCTTACTGATGGGAAATTTCTTTTATTAGACGGCCTTCAAGACCCAGGTAATTTGGGAACGATTATTCGTACAGCGGATGCAGCTGGTATTCATGCCGTTGTGCTTGGAGAAGGGTGCGTTGATGTTTATAATAGTAAAGTACTACGATCTACACAAGGTTCTATTTTCCACTTACCGGTTGTAAAAGGGAACTTAGAAGAATGGGTAGACAAGTTAAAAGAAAATAACGTCCCTGTATATGGAACAGCTCTTGAAAATGGAGTTCCATTTGGTGAAGTAACCCCGGCTGGAAGTTTTGCATTAATTGTAGGGAATGAAGGAAGCGGCGTACGCCAAGAAATTCTGGCGAAAAGTGATCAAAACTTGTATATTCCGATTTACGGCGGGGCAGAATCATTAAATGTTGCGGTTGCAGCAGGGATTTTAACGTATTATTTACAAAGCCCAGTTGCGAATCGATAA
- the pheS gene encoding phenylalanine--tRNA ligase subunit alpha, giving the protein MEARLKELKQKALELIEEAKELKGLNDVRVAYLGKKGPITEVLRGMGKLSAEERPRMGALVNEVREAIQTRLEDKIGNLEKAVIEAKLATETIDVTLPGRPVETGCHHPLTAVVEQIEDVFIGMGYEVAEGTEVEKDYYNFEALNLPKDHPARDMQDTFYITEETLLRTHTSSVQARTMEKNKEKGPIKIICPGKVYRRDDDDATHSHQFMQIEGLVIDKNIRMSDLKGTLQVFVKKMFGEDREIRLRPSFFPFTEPSVEMDISCMMCHGKGCGTCKGTGWIEILGAGMVHPNVLEMAGYDSKEYQGFAFGMGAERIAMLKYGVDDIRHFYTNDVRFLQQFKRA; this is encoded by the coding sequence ATGGAAGCACGTTTAAAAGAGCTAAAGCAAAAAGCGTTAGAGCTTATTGAAGAAGCGAAAGAGCTAAAGGGCTTAAACGACGTACGCGTAGCGTATTTAGGGAAAAAAGGTCCAATTACAGAAGTATTACGCGGCATGGGAAAATTATCAGCAGAAGAGCGTCCACGTATGGGAGCATTAGTAAATGAAGTACGTGAAGCGATTCAAACGCGTCTAGAAGACAAAATTGGCAACTTAGAAAAAGCAGTAATTGAGGCGAAATTAGCTACTGAAACAATTGATGTTACACTGCCAGGTCGTCCTGTTGAAACAGGTTGTCACCATCCGTTAACAGCAGTTGTTGAACAAATTGAAGATGTATTCATCGGTATGGGTTATGAAGTAGCTGAAGGGACGGAAGTAGAAAAAGACTACTACAACTTCGAAGCATTAAACTTACCGAAAGATCACCCAGCGCGTGATATGCAAGATACATTCTACATTACAGAAGAAACGTTACTACGTACACATACATCTTCTGTGCAAGCACGTACGATGGAAAAGAATAAAGAAAAAGGACCGATTAAAATTATTTGTCCTGGTAAAGTGTATCGCCGCGATGACGATGATGCGACGCATTCACACCAATTCATGCAAATTGAAGGTCTTGTAATTGATAAAAACATTCGCATGAGTGACTTAAAAGGTACACTGCAAGTATTCGTGAAAAAGATGTTCGGTGAAGATCGTGAAATCCGTCTTCGTCCAAGTTTCTTCCCATTCACAGAGCCGTCTGTAGAGATGGATATTTCTTGTATGATGTGTCACGGTAAAGGTTGTGGCACTTGTAAAGGGACTGGCTGGATCGAAATTTTAGGAGCAGGTATGGTTCACCCGAACGTACTTGAAATGGCTGGTTATGATTCAAAAGAATATCAAGGTTTCGCATTCGGTATGGGCGCAGAGCGTATCGCAATGTTGAAATACGGCGTAGATGACATTCGTCATTTCTATACAAATGATGTACGTTTCTTACAACAATTCAAACGAGCGTAA
- the pheT gene encoding phenylalanine--tRNA ligase subunit beta, with translation MFVSYRWLQEYVDIKDVTAQELADKITKSGIEVEGVEVLNKGVKGVVVGHVLECEKHPEADKLSKCLIDIGEEEPVQIICGAANIAKGLKVPVAKVGAVLPGNFKIKKAKLRGEASHGMVCALQELGIDGKFVAKEYADGIFIFPSDAEVGADALEILNLNDEVLELGLTPNRADCLNMLGVAYEVAAIYGREVKLPAIDLQETAEKTSDYISVSVEAKEENPLYIAKMVKNVKIGPSPMWMQTRLMAAGIRPISNVVDITNYILMEYGQPLHAFDYDKLGSKEIVVRLAKEGEKIQTLDAQERTLQSHHLVITNGTKALAVAGVMGGADSEVDSETVNVLIESAYFAGQTVRRTSKDLGLRSESSARFEKGIDPTRTFEAIQHAAALMAKYAGGEALEGVVEADNLQVQERTVSVTAEKVNRVLGTDISASEMGTMFTNLKFPFTEVEGTFHVNVPARRPDITISEDLVEEVGRLYGYDHIPVTLPSGTMTRGKLTSAQTKRRKVRRFLEGAGLYEAITYSLTSADKAKQYMVEPNEKAPVNLALPMSEERSQLRLSLVPQLLEAVSYNVARKNDSVALYEVGSIFLPTEAGELPKEEQHLAGVMTGLALHHAWQGEKKVVDFFVVKGVLEGLFDVLGVANQITYAPAKREGMHPGRTADIVLDGEAIGFIGQLHPETEKQLDVKNTFVFELSLAKVFGADAEETYYLAIPRFPSMTRDMAVVVTTETKAGEMKQVIAEAGGELLKDVALFDLYEGEKMEEGKKSLAFSMNYFDAERTLTDEEVTEAHNRVLTAVEEKFGAELRK, from the coding sequence ATGTTCGTATCATATCGTTGGTTACAAGAGTATGTAGATATTAAAGATGTAACAGCACAAGAACTAGCAGACAAAATCACGAAAAGTGGTATTGAAGTAGAAGGTGTTGAAGTATTAAATAAAGGTGTAAAAGGTGTTGTAGTTGGTCACGTATTAGAATGTGAAAAACACCCAGAAGCTGATAAATTAAGCAAATGCTTAATCGATATCGGTGAAGAAGAGCCGGTTCAAATTATTTGTGGAGCTGCTAACATTGCAAAAGGTTTAAAAGTACCAGTTGCAAAAGTTGGCGCTGTACTTCCTGGTAACTTCAAAATTAAAAAAGCAAAACTACGCGGGGAAGCTTCTCACGGTATGGTTTGTGCTCTTCAAGAGCTTGGTATTGATGGGAAATTCGTTGCGAAAGAATATGCAGACGGTATCTTCATCTTCCCAAGTGATGCTGAAGTTGGTGCAGATGCACTTGAAATTTTAAATTTAAATGATGAAGTACTTGAGCTTGGTTTAACACCAAACCGTGCAGATTGCTTAAACATGTTAGGTGTTGCATATGAAGTAGCTGCTATTTACGGCCGTGAAGTAAAACTTCCAGCTATCGACTTACAAGAAACAGCAGAAAAAACTTCTGATTACATTTCTGTAAGTGTAGAAGCGAAAGAAGAAAACCCATTATATATTGCAAAAATGGTTAAAAACGTAAAGATTGGTCCATCACCAATGTGGATGCAAACTCGTCTTATGGCAGCTGGCATTCGTCCAATTAGTAATGTAGTTGATATTACAAACTACATTTTAATGGAATACGGTCAACCGTTACATGCATTCGATTACGATAAATTAGGTTCAAAAGAAATCGTTGTTCGTCTTGCAAAAGAAGGCGAAAAGATTCAAACATTAGATGCTCAAGAACGTACGTTACAAAGCCACCATCTTGTAATTACAAATGGCACAAAAGCGTTAGCTGTTGCTGGTGTAATGGGCGGAGCGGATTCTGAAGTTGATAGCGAGACAGTAAACGTTCTAATTGAGTCTGCATACTTTGCAGGTCAAACAGTGCGCCGTACATCAAAAGACTTAGGTCTTCGTAGCGAATCAAGTGCACGTTTTGAAAAGGGAATCGACCCAACACGTACATTTGAAGCAATTCAACATGCAGCTGCTTTAATGGCAAAATACGCTGGTGGAGAAGCACTTGAAGGTGTAGTAGAAGCTGATAACTTACAAGTACAAGAACGTACAGTATCTGTTACAGCTGAAAAAGTAAACCGTGTATTAGGTACAGATATTTCTGCGAGTGAAATGGGTACAATGTTCACAAACCTGAAATTCCCATTCACAGAAGTAGAAGGAACATTCCATGTAAATGTACCAGCACGTCGTCCTGACATTACAATTTCAGAAGACTTAGTAGAAGAAGTAGGTCGTCTGTATGGTTATGATCACATTCCAGTTACATTACCATCTGGAACAATGACACGTGGTAAATTAACATCAGCACAAACGAAACGTCGTAAAGTACGCCGCTTCCTAGAAGGTGCTGGTTTATATGAAGCAATCACATATTCATTAACAAGCGCTGACAAAGCGAAACAATATATGGTTGAGCCGAACGAAAAAGCTCCTGTAAATCTTGCGCTTCCAATGAGCGAAGAGCGTAGCCAACTTCGTTTAAGCTTAGTGCCACAATTGTTAGAAGCAGTTTCATACAATGTTGCACGTAAAAACGACAGCGTTGCATTATATGAAGTAGGTTCTATCTTCTTACCAACAGAAGCAGGAGAACTTCCGAAAGAAGAACAACATCTTGCAGGTGTTATGACAGGTCTTGCTCTTCACCATGCATGGCAAGGTGAGAAGAAAGTTGTAGACTTCTTCGTTGTTAAAGGTGTATTAGAAGGATTATTCGACGTACTTGGCGTGGCAAATCAAATCACTTATGCACCAGCAAAACGTGAAGGTATGCACCCAGGCCGTACAGCTGACATCGTATTAGATGGTGAAGCAATCGGATTCATCGGTCAATTGCACCCGGAAACAGAAAAACAATTAGATGTGAAAAATACATTCGTATTCGAATTATCTCTTGCAAAAGTATTCGGTGCAGACGCTGAGGAAACTTACTACTTAGCAATTCCACGTTTCCCATCTATGACACGTGATATGGCTGTTGTAGTAACAACAGAAACAAAAGCTGGTGAAATGAAGCAAGTCATTGCTGAAGCTGGCGGAGAACTTCTGAAAGACGTAGCACTATTCGACTTATACGAAGGTGAAAAAATGGAAGAAGGCAAGAAATCACTTGCATTCTCTATGAACTACTTCGATGCAGAACGTACATTAACAGACGAAGAAGTAACAGAAGCACATAACCGTGTATTAACAGCGGTAGAAGAGAAATTTGGTGCGGAGTTACGTAAGTAA
- the asnS gene encoding asparagine--tRNA ligase encodes MENTLVKSLYRDTDKYADQTVQVSGWIRNLRDSKAFGFIELNDGSFFKGVQIVFDTELENFKEIAKLPLSSSVKVEGKVIATPGAKQPFEIKAEKIDIEGLSDSDYPLQKKRHTFEYLRTIAHLRPRTNAFSATFRVRSIAAFAIHQFFQERGFVHVHTPIITGSDTEGAGEMFRVTTQDLNNVAKGEDGQVDESKDFFAKETNLTVSGQLNAEAYALAFRDVYTFGPTFRAENSNTTRHAAEFWMVEPEIAFAELGDVMDLTEDMLKYAMKYVLEHAPEEMDFFNSFVDKTVLERMNNVINSDFGRITYTEAIKVLQESGAEFKYPVEWGIDLQTEHERYLSEEIFKRPVFVTDYPKDIKAFYMRMNEDGKTVAATDLLVPGIGELIGGSQREERMDVLVDRIKELGMNEEDYWWYLELRKYGGTKHAGFGLGFERFLMYITGMANIRDVIPFPRTPGSSEF; translated from the coding sequence ATGGAAAACACATTAGTAAAAAGTCTGTATAGAGATACAGATAAATACGCAGATCAAACAGTACAAGTATCGGGTTGGATTCGTAACTTACGTGATTCAAAAGCATTTGGTTTCATCGAATTAAACGACGGTAGCTTCTTCAAAGGTGTTCAAATCGTTTTCGATACAGAATTAGAGAACTTCAAAGAAATTGCAAAGCTTCCACTAAGCTCTTCAGTTAAAGTAGAAGGTAAAGTAATTGCAACACCTGGAGCGAAGCAACCATTTGAAATTAAAGCAGAAAAAATTGATATCGAGGGCTTATCAGATTCTGATTACCCACTTCAAAAGAAGCGTCATACGTTTGAATACTTACGTACAATCGCTCACTTACGTCCAAGAACAAATGCATTCTCAGCAACATTCCGCGTGCGTTCTATCGCAGCATTTGCAATTCACCAATTCTTCCAAGAGCGTGGATTCGTACATGTTCACACACCAATTATTACTGGTAGTGATACAGAAGGTGCAGGCGAAATGTTCCGCGTAACAACGCAAGATTTAAACAACGTAGCAAAAGGTGAAGACGGACAAGTTGACGAATCAAAAGACTTCTTCGCTAAAGAAACAAACTTAACAGTAAGTGGACAGCTGAACGCTGAAGCTTATGCATTAGCATTCCGTGATGTGTACACATTCGGACCTACATTCCGTGCGGAAAACTCAAACACAACTCGTCACGCAGCGGAGTTCTGGATGGTTGAGCCTGAGATTGCATTCGCTGAGTTAGGCGATGTAATGGATCTTACAGAAGATATGCTGAAATATGCAATGAAATACGTACTAGAGCATGCACCAGAAGAAATGGACTTCTTCAACAGCTTCGTTGATAAAACAGTTCTAGAGCGCATGAACAACGTAATCAACTCTGACTTCGGTCGCATCACTTATACAGAAGCAATTAAAGTACTTCAAGAATCAGGTGCTGAATTCAAATACCCAGTAGAATGGGGTATTGACTTACAAACAGAGCACGAAAGATACTTATCAGAAGAAATCTTCAAACGCCCTGTATTCGTAACTGACTATCCGAAAGACATTAAAGCATTCTACATGCGTATGAACGAAGATGGTAAAACAGTAGCAGCTACTGATCTTCTAGTTCCTGGCATCGGCGAATTAATCGGCGGAAGTCAACGTGAAGAAAGAATGGACGTTTTAGTAGACAGAATTAAAGAATTAGGTATGAACGAAGAGGACTACTGGTGGTACTTAGAACTTAGAAAATACGGCGGTACAAAACACGCTGGATTCGGTCTAGGTTTCGAGCGCTTCCTAATGTACATCACTGGCATGGCTAACATCCGTGACGTAATTCCATTCCCAAGAACTCCAGGTTCTTCTGAGTTTTAA
- a CDS encoding SDR family oxidoreductase, producing the protein MGEIPSHTKWTLHDKYVVITGATSGIGLAAAKTFAERGAKLGIIARNEEKANAAIAQIKDVTNGDVMIDLFLADMASQQSIRRVATDILERCPRIDILVNNAGALFQTRQLTEDDLEMTWAVNHLGPFLITNLLLERLKESAPARVITTASHGHKMAKKGIDFGDLDAEQLYRGVKKFMGGPTMRYAQSKLANILFTAELAKRLEGTGVSAYSFDPGLVATNFNQDNGLVARLTMAAMKPFSRTPEKGAETLIWLAESTEFTDHSGYYYADKQIGKMSEAALDKDAAKRLWDISEKQTGG; encoded by the coding sequence ATGGGGGAGATTCCAAGTCATACAAAGTGGACACTGCATGACAAGTATGTGGTGATTACTGGTGCAACAAGTGGTATTGGATTAGCGGCAGCTAAGACATTTGCAGAGCGCGGTGCCAAACTAGGAATCATTGCACGTAACGAGGAAAAAGCGAATGCTGCTATTGCTCAAATTAAGGATGTAACGAATGGGGATGTGATGATAGATCTATTTTTAGCTGATATGGCTTCCCAACAATCTATACGCCGGGTAGCTACTGATATTTTGGAAAGGTGTCCGAGAATAGATATATTAGTGAATAATGCTGGTGCTTTATTTCAAACAAGGCAGCTTACAGAGGACGATTTGGAGATGACTTGGGCGGTTAACCATTTAGGTCCATTCCTAATCACTAATTTGCTGTTGGAGCGTTTAAAAGAAAGTGCTCCTGCTCGTGTTATCACCACCGCATCTCACGGTCACAAAATGGCTAAAAAGGGAATTGATTTCGGTGATTTAGATGCAGAACAACTTTATCGTGGTGTTAAGAAATTTATGGGTGGTCCTACAATGCGTTATGCTCAATCAAAACTAGCAAATATTTTATTTACCGCTGAATTGGCAAAGAGGTTGGAGGGGACGGGTGTTAGTGCATACAGCTTCGATCCAGGGCTAGTGGCTACGAATTTCAACCAGGACAATGGTCTAGTTGCTCGCTTAACTATGGCAGCAATGAAACCTTTCTCCCGTACACCCGAGAAAGGTGCTGAAACTCTAATATGGCTAGCAGAATCAACTGAATTTACTGATCATAGTGGTTATTACTATGCCGATAAGCAAATAGGAAAAATGTCTGAAGCTGCCTTGGATAAGGATGCCGCAAAACGTCTATGGGACATTAGTGAAAAACAGACAGGAGGATAA
- a CDS encoding YuzL family protein → MSKKVKTDHSRSSLGSPEVEGQGTTTHETGSYKVPSSNKKQKRS, encoded by the coding sequence ATGAGTAAGAAAGTGAAAACAGACCATTCTAGATCAAGCTTAGGTTCTCCGGAAGTGGAAGGACAAGGAACGACTACGCATGAAACGGGTTCTTATAAAGTACCTTCATCAAATAAGAAGCAGAAACGAAGTTAA
- the rnhC gene encoding ribonuclease HIII, whose translation MSNSIVIQTSSTVIEDMKQQYKQALSPKIPQGGIFMAKVQSCTITAYKSGKVMFQGGRAEAEASRWQTVSQTPKSAVKKSVNSHRYAPPASIGTMSILGSDEVGTGDYFGPMTVVAVYVDAKQIPLLKELGVKDSKNLNDAQIAEIAKQLLHVVPYSSLVLHNEKYNELFDKGNNQGKLKALLHNKAITNLLAKIAPTTPEGILIDQFTQPDTYYKYLAKQKQVQRENVYFATKGESVHLAVAAASILARYSFVKKFDELSKKAGMQLPKGAGKQVDIAAAKLIQKVGKERLPEFVKVHFANTEKAFRLLKK comes from the coding sequence TTGTCAAATTCTATCGTAATACAAACAAGTTCTACAGTAATTGAAGACATGAAACAACAATACAAACAAGCACTTAGCCCCAAAATTCCGCAAGGCGGTATCTTTATGGCAAAAGTTCAATCTTGCACAATTACAGCTTATAAATCAGGAAAAGTGATGTTTCAGGGTGGACGTGCTGAAGCAGAAGCTTCTCGTTGGCAAACTGTCTCTCAAACACCAAAATCAGCTGTAAAAAAATCGGTCAATTCACATCGTTATGCGCCGCCCGCTTCCATCGGCACAATGTCTATTCTAGGGTCAGACGAAGTAGGTACTGGTGATTACTTCGGACCGATGACAGTAGTTGCTGTATATGTGGATGCAAAGCAAATTCCACTTTTAAAAGAACTTGGTGTAAAAGACTCCAAAAACTTAAATGATGCTCAAATTGCTGAGATTGCAAAACAACTCCTTCACGTTGTTCCTTACAGCTCCCTCGTTCTTCATAATGAAAAATATAACGAGCTATTTGATAAAGGAAACAACCAAGGTAAACTAAAAGCTTTACTGCATAACAAAGCCATCACAAACTTATTGGCTAAAATTGCACCTACAACACCTGAGGGTATCTTAATCGACCAATTTACACAGCCTGATACATACTATAAATATTTAGCGAAACAAAAACAGGTACAGCGTGAAAATGTTTACTTCGCTACAAAAGGTGAAAGTGTCCATTTAGCAGTAGCCGCCGCTTCCATTTTAGCTCGTTACTCATTCGTAAAAAAATTTGACGAACTAAGCAAAAAAGCTGGTATGCAACTTCCGAAAGGTGCTGGTAAACAAGTTGATATTGCCGCTGCTAAATTAATTCAAAAAGTCGGTAAAGAAAGACTACCTGAGTTTGTGAAAGTGCATTTTGCTAATACAGAGAAGGCGTTTCGGTTACTGAAAAAATAA
- the zapA gene encoding cell division protein ZapA, translated as MSQQKGNKSRINVEIYGQQYSVVGDESTSHIRMVAAIVDDKMRELNAKNPSLDTSRLAVLTAVNVIHDYIKLKEEHEKLKESMTQKGIE; from the coding sequence TTGTCACAACAAAAGGGAAATAAAAGTCGAATTAATGTAGAAATATATGGCCAACAGTATTCAGTTGTTGGCGATGAAAGTACAAGTCATATCCGCATGGTAGCAGCGATTGTGGATGATAAAATGCGCGAACTCAATGCCAAGAATCCTTCGCTTGATACGAGTAGACTAGCGGTATTGACGGCGGTAAACGTCATACACGATTACATAAAATTAAAAGAAGAACATGAGAAATTGAAAGAAAGTATGACACAAAAAGGAATTGAATAA
- a CDS encoding CvpA family protein gives MIDIIIILLLVMGFFLGLRRGFILQLVKLTSFIIAYLVAYWYCKDLAPALAKIIPYPFDKNVSVPEWIDANNIEGVFYQAIAFIVLFIITKIALSLLGNLLNMFAEIPVLKQVNAVAGALLGFLEVYIILFVLIIVGTILPIEQIQTPLQKSSISKIIVDDTPILSEKVKELWQTGSRV, from the coding sequence ATGATTGATATTATTATCATTTTATTGCTTGTTATGGGATTCTTCCTCGGTTTACGCAGAGGATTTATTTTGCAACTTGTAAAGTTAACAAGCTTTATTATCGCATACCTCGTTGCATACTGGTATTGTAAAGATTTAGCGCCAGCACTTGCGAAAATTATTCCGTATCCATTTGATAAGAATGTTTCTGTTCCAGAATGGATAGATGCGAATAATATTGAGGGTGTCTTCTATCAAGCAATTGCGTTTATCGTATTATTTATTATTACAAAAATCGCACTTTCACTACTTGGTAATTTACTGAATATGTTTGCAGAAATCCCAGTTTTAAAGCAAGTCAATGCGGTTGCTGGGGCACTTCTTGGCTTTTTAGAAGTGTATATCATTCTGTTTGTCTTAATTATTGTTGGAACAATTCTTCCAATTGAACAAATACAAACACCATTACAAAAATCATCAATTAGCAAAATAATTGTAGACGATACACCGATTCTTTCTGAAAAGGTGAAGGAACTATGGCAGACAGGTAGCAGAGTGTAA
- the polX gene encoding DNA polymerase/3'-5' exonuclease PolX has product MKVNKKQVIKLLETIGLFMELKGANPFKISAFRKAAAALESDDRSLSEIEDFTKIPGIGKGTAAVIQEYIESGTSEVLQELEKEVPSSLLPLLKLPGLGGKKVAKLYKELGVVDMETLKAVCEENKVQALAGFGKKTEEKILEAIDQVGSRPERLPIAMVLPIAGEIEEKLSNVAEIIRFSRAGSLRRVRETVKDLDFIIATTEPAVVREHLLQFDNMIEVIASGDTKVSVRLQYEYDISIDFRLVKPEEFITTLHHFTGSKDHNVKMRQIAKDRGEKISEYGVEILDTGEVKTFETEEAFFAHFGLPFIPPEVREDGKEIELIKEYPNLIQFSDIQGDLHMHTTWSDGAFSIEEMVQACRAHGYKFMAITDHSQYLKVANGLTKERLREQAKEIERMNEKYPDITILRGIEMDILPDATLDFDDEVLAELDYVIGAIHSSFSQDRETIMKRLRTALENKHVTMIAHPTGRLLGRREGYDVDTDLLIQLAKETNTVLELNANPNRLDLSAKLLKQAQDAGVKVAINTDAHTLEMLEDMETGVAAARKGWIQKDNVINTWDIERLLDYIKRNK; this is encoded by the coding sequence ATGAAAGTGAATAAAAAACAAGTTATCAAATTACTAGAGACAATCGGCCTATTTATGGAACTAAAGGGCGCGAATCCATTTAAAATATCTGCATTCCGTAAAGCGGCGGCAGCACTAGAAAGTGATGACCGTAGTCTTTCTGAAATTGAAGATTTCACAAAGATTCCAGGTATCGGAAAAGGAACGGCAGCAGTTATTCAAGAATATATAGAATCGGGAACATCTGAAGTACTACAAGAACTTGAAAAAGAAGTACCAAGCAGTTTATTACCACTATTAAAACTACCAGGCCTTGGTGGTAAGAAGGTGGCCAAGTTATACAAAGAACTTGGTGTTGTTGATATGGAAACGTTAAAAGCTGTTTGTGAAGAAAATAAAGTACAAGCTTTAGCTGGATTCGGTAAGAAAACAGAAGAGAAAATATTAGAAGCAATTGATCAAGTAGGCTCTCGTCCAGAGCGTTTACCAATTGCGATGGTATTGCCTATTGCCGGGGAAATAGAGGAGAAATTGTCGAATGTTGCTGAAATAATTCGTTTCTCACGCGCTGGTAGTTTACGCCGTGTTCGTGAGACAGTGAAGGACTTAGATTTCATCATTGCAACGACAGAGCCAGCAGTAGTGCGTGAACATTTACTACAATTTGATAATATGATTGAAGTGATTGCAAGTGGAGATACGAAAGTATCTGTTCGTCTTCAATATGAATATGATATTTCAATTGACTTCCGCTTAGTAAAACCAGAAGAATTTATTACAACTCTTCACCATTTCACCGGATCAAAAGACCATAACGTAAAAATGCGCCAAATTGCGAAAGATAGAGGCGAGAAAATTAGTGAATACGGTGTGGAAATCTTAGACACAGGTGAAGTGAAAACATTCGAAACAGAAGAAGCATTCTTCGCCCACTTTGGCCTTCCATTCATCCCACCAGAAGTGCGTGAAGATGGAAAAGAAATTGAATTAATTAAAGAGTATCCGAACTTAATTCAGTTCTCTGATATACAGGGTGATTTACATATGCATACAACGTGGAGTGACGGTGCTTTTTCAATTGAAGAAATGGTACAAGCGTGCCGCGCTCATGGATATAAATTTATGGCAATTACTGATCACTCGCAATACTTGAAAGTAGCGAACGGTTTAACGAAAGAGCGTCTTCGTGAACAAGCGAAAGAAATTGAACGTATGAATGAAAAGTATCCAGACATTACAATTTTGCGCGGGATTGAAATGGACATTTTACCAGATGCGACACTTGATTTTGACGATGAAGTATTAGCAGAACTAGATTATGTCATTGGAGCTATTCACTCAAGCTTCTCACAAGACCGTGAAACGATTATGAAGCGTCTTCGCACTGCACTTGAGAATAAGCATGTCACAATGATTGCCCATCCGACAGGACGTCTTCTTGGGCGCCGTGAGGGTTACGATGTAGATACAGATTTATTAATCCAGCTCGCAAAAGAAACAAATACAGTTTTAGAATTAAATGCAAATCCAAACCGTCTAGATTTAAGCGCGAAATTATTAAAACAAGCACAAGATGCTGGTGTAAAAGTAGCGATTAATACGGATGCCCATACACTTGAAATGTTAGAAGATATGGAAACAGGTGTAGCAGCAGCGCGTAAAGGTTGGATTCAAAAAGATAACGTGATTAACACATGGGATATTGAACGTTTATTAGACTATATTAAACGTAATAAGTAA